From a region of the Theobroma cacao cultivar B97-61/B2 chromosome 8, Criollo_cocoa_genome_V2, whole genome shotgun sequence genome:
- the LOC18593086 gene encoding probable F-actin-capping protein subunit beta, producing the protein MEAAMGLMRRMPPRHSETALSALLSLLPQHSSDLLSQVDLPLQVLCDVDNGKEFILCEYNRDADSYRSPWSNKYHPPLEDGPYPSSELRKLEIEANDIFAIYRDQYYEGGISSVYMWEDDNEGFVACFLIKKDGSKTGHGRRGCLEEGAWDAIHVIEVGPEEEGTTRYCLTSTVMLSLTTDDESSGSFSLSGSLRRQMNMKLSVADGHLCNMGKMIEEMEGKLRNSLDQVYFGKTREMVCTLRPPAEVAQMRLPDS; encoded by the exons atggaGGCAGCGATGGGACTAATGAGAAGAATGCCGCCTCGTCACTCGGAGACAGCACTCTCCGCTCTTTTAAGCCTTTTGCCTCAGCACTCCTCCGATCTCCTTTCTCAAGTCGATCTCCCTCTTCAg GTTTTATGTGATGTGGACAATGGGAAGGAGTTCATTTTGTGTGAATACAACAGAGATGCTGATTCATATAG ATCACCTTGGTCAAATAAGTACCATCCACCGTTGGAAGATGGGCCTTATCCATCTTCAGAATTGAGGAAACTTGAAATTGAAGCTAATGACATCTTTGCAATCTATCGTGACCA GTATTATGAAGGTGGCATTTCATCTGTCTACATGTGGGAAGATGACAATGAAGGTTTTGTAGCCTGCTTTTTGATAAAGAAAG ATGGCTCAAAGACTGGGCATGGGCGAAGAGGTTGTTTGGAGGAGGGAGCTTGGGATGCTATACATGTTATAGAG GTTGGACCTGAAGAGGAAGGTACAACACGATATTGCTTGACCAGCACAGTCATGCTGTCTTTGACTACAGATGATGAGTCATCAGGTTCTTTCAGTTTGTCGGGATCACTCAGACGACAG ATGAATATGAAACTCTCAGTTGCTGATGGTCATCTTTGTAACATGGGAAAGATGATAGAAGAAATGGAGGGTAAGCTCCGGAACTCGTTGGATCAG GTCTACTTTGGAAAAACAAGAGAGATGGTTTGCACTTTACGACCACCTGCTGAAGTGGCACAGATGAGATTGCCTGACAGCTGA
- the LOC18593087 gene encoding uncharacterized protein OsI_027940 has product MSRHPTVKWAQRSDVVFITIDLPDAQDVKLKLEPEGKFFFSATSGVDKIPYEVDIDLRDKVDVAESKASVGKRNICYLVKKAENKWWSRLLKQEGKPPVFLKVDWDKWVDEDEEDQDSKLAPDMDYGDFDFSKLNMGGGEGFGAAECEDDDDSDTEEENVEEVPPSKEDASSAGAQPEVKKD; this is encoded by the exons ATgag CCGACATCCTACAGTGAAATGGGCCCAGAGGTCAGATGTAGTCTTCATAACTATTGACCTTCCTGATGCACAGGATGTGAAGCTTAAACTGGAGCCTGAAGgaaaatttttcttctctgctactagtggagtggataagatTCCCTATGAAGTTGATATTGATCTGCGTGACAAAGTTGATGTTGCT GAAAGCAAGGCTAGTGTTGGCAAGAGAAATATCTGTTACCTTGTGAAAAAGGCTGAGAACAAGTGGTGGAGCAGATTGCTGAAACAGGAAGGGAAACCTCCTGTGTTTTTGAAAGTTGATTGGGATAAATGGGTTGATGAAGATGAGGAGGATCAGGACAGCAAGC TTGCACCTGATATGGACTATGGCGACTTCGACTTTTCA AAGCTGAACATGGGTGGTGGTGAAGGCTTTGGCGCAGCTGAATGTGAGGATG ATGATGACAGTGATACGGAAGAGGAAAATGTGGAAGAAGTACCACCTTCGAAGGAAGACGCCTCTTCAGCTGGTGCTCAACCTGAAGTAAAAAAAGATTAG
- the LOC18593088 gene encoding pentatricopeptide repeat-containing protein At1g34160, protein MANLESLVQRCAAFSHIKQLQAYFITTGNFQSCRTRSKLLDLCAVAPFGSLSFAIVIFRQIRSPFTNDFNAIIRGLIQSPEPSTAFQWYRTMQRGSFRLDALTCSFTLKACARVLAATEALQLHANIVRFGFMADALLATTLLDVYAKVGDLGNARKVFGEMPRRDIASWNSLILGLAQGDQGSEALDLFKRMEVDGLTPNEVTVLGALSACSRMGDFKEGEKIHGFIRNAKLELNVQVCNAVIDMYANCGFVDKAYGVFDDMGCNKSLVTWNTMVMAFAMDGDGHKALELFEQMDGAGLQPDAVTYLAVLCACNHAGLVEDGLRLFNTMGRHGVQPNVKHYGSVVDLLGRAGRLKEAYDIINSMPVMPDVVLWQSLLGACQIYKDVEMAEIASRNLVEMGSNNCGDFVLLSNVYAAHERWNDVGRVRDAMKNRDVKKVPGFSYIEVNGMRHKFFTDDKSNAKWKEIYSKLDEIRFKIKEIGYVAETSLVLHDIGEEEKENQLCYHSEKLAVAFGLISTNEGTPIQVIKNLRICGDCHVVIKHISKIYEREIIVRDRVRFHRFRDGSCSCRDYW, encoded by the coding sequence ATGGCCAATCTTGAGTCACTCGTGCAGAGATGCGCCGCCTTCTCCCACATAAAGCAACTCCAAGCTTACTTCATCACCACCGGCAACTTCCAATCCTGCCGCACCCGCTCCAAGCTCCTCGACCTTTGCGCCGTCGCCCCCTTTGGCTCTCTCTCCTTTGCCATTGTCATTTTCCGCCAAATCCGAAGCCCTTTTACCAATGACTTCAATGCCATTATCCGCGGCCTGATCCAAAGCCCTGAACCGTCTACCGCCTTCCAGTGGTATAGAACCATGCAACGTGGGTCTTTCAGATTGGATGCCTTGacgtgctctttcactctgaAAGCTTGCGCACGCGTCTTGGCTGCTACCGAAGCTCTTCAGCTTCATGCAAACATCGTACGTTTTGGGTTCATGGCGGATGCTTTGTTAGCTACTACTTTGCTCGACGTGTATGCGAAAGTTGGCGATCTTGGTAACGCAAGGAAAGTGTTTGGTGAAATGCCACGAAGAGATATCGCCTCGTGGAATTCCTTGATTTTGGGGTTGGCTCAAGGGGATCAAGGGAGTGAAGCCTTGGATTTATTCAAGAGAATGGAAGTTGACGGGTTAACGCCTAACGAGGTTACTGTTCTTGGTGCTCTTTCTGCATGTTCGCGCATGGGTGATTTCAAAGAAGGGGAAAAGATTCATGGGTTTATAAGGAATGCAAAGTTGGAGTTGAACGTGCAAGTTTGTAATGCAGTTATTGATATGTATGCGAATTGCGGATTTGTGGATAAGGCGTATGGTGTGTTTGATGACATGGGTTGTAACAAGAGTCTCGTTACATGGAATACCATGGTAATGGCCTTTGCAATGGATGGAGATGGACATAAAGCGCTTGAGCTTTTCGAGCAAATGGATGGAGCTGGGTTGCAGCCCGATGCTGTAACTTACTTAGCTGTGCTATGTGCTTGCAATCATGCTGGCCTGGTGGAGGATGGTCTGAGATTGTTTAATACAATGGGGAGGCATGGAGTGCAACCTAATGTGAAGCATTATGGGAGTGTGGTTGATTTGTTGGGTCGAGCCGGGAGGCTCAAAGAGGCCTATGATATTATCAATTCTATGCCAGTGATGCCTGATGTGGTGCTTTGGCAGAGTTTGCTTGGAGCTTGCCAGATTTACAAGGATGTGGAGATGGCGGAGATTGCCTCACGGAACCTGGTGGAGATGGGGTCCAATAATTGTGGGGATTTTGTGTTGTTATCCAATGTTTATGCAGCACATGAGAGATGGAATGATGTTGGTAGGGTGAGGGATGCCATGAAGAACAGGGATGTGAAGAAGGTGCCTGGTTTTAGCTACATTGAGGTAAATGGTATGAGACACAAGTTTTTCACTGATGATAAAAGCAATGCCAAATGGAAAGAGATATATTCAAAATTGGATGAGATTAGGTTCAAGATTAAAGAGATAGGCTATGTGGCTGAGACTAGTTTGGTTCTTCATGACATAGGGGAGGAGGAGAAGGAGAATCAACTGTGTTATCATAGTGAGAAGTTGGCAGTGGCCTTTGGTTTGATTAGTACCAATGAAGGAACCCCAATTCAAGTGATTAAGAATCTAAGGATATGTGGAGATTGTCATGTTGTGATTAAGCATATATCGAAGATATATGAACGAGAAATTATTGTGAGGGATCGAGTTCGGTTTCACAGATTTAGAGATGGATCTTGTTCATGTAGAGATTACTGGTGA